The segment ggcagcacccgcagcccccggctgcACCCTACAGCCATGCACCGGTGAGCAGGGGCAGCGGGGTGCAAGGGGATGCggatgggaatggggatggggacggtcCTGGGAAGGGCCACATGGGTGCTgtgggggtggcagcagggctgggaggtgccagTGTGtgcccctgcctcccccagtgCCCCCGGCCATGCCCTGCCTGCCCGACCCAGCGCTCGCCCAGCCCCATGTAGCGGTGCCCCCAGCAGCCGCCGACCCCGCAGACAGCTCCAGCACCTCCTCGGGGGAGTGGTACGAGAACGTGCAGGGCACCGAGCCGCCAGAGTACCCGTCCCCACACCACGGTGAGCACCCCGTGCCGGCAGggctcctgcccccagcctccccccacGGCCCCGCTCTGCCTGACGGGCTCGTCCCCGCAGGCTGGCCGGCTCCATCctgcccccaggaccccaacTCCTCGGAGAGCAGCGACTACGATGACATCCAGGGCTCTGGCTGCTGAGGACGGGGACGGGCAGCACTGGGcagtgggcagggggctgcgggcgcTGCGGGGGACTCACGACCACGCTGCTTACATCTCCTtggggctgctccagctgcctccTCCGTGCTGGGGCACGGGCAGAGGCGCAGGGGCTCGTGGGGGGACGCTTGGTGCAGGCTGTGCCAGGCTACGTGCTTCCATTAAAGGCTTTTCCCAGCTTGTCACCGTGTCCTTGGGCCGTGGGGACGGCTGCTCAGCAGCCCCGCAGCGAGGCTGGGTCCCCAGCCCTCAGTCCTCCCCATCCTGGGCCACTTTTTTGGGGATGTGCTACCCACCGTGGCCAGCCCAGCCCACAGGCAGCCCCCAAAGATCACCGTGGGGGCCCCAAGCACCCCAAACGCCCACCCTCACCGTGGGCTCCTTCACGGGGAAGCCAAGCTCCCCGGCGCTGCCTGGGGCTCCGACCTGCCGCAGTGGAAAATTTGTCCCCCGCCACATCCTTCAGCTGTTTACCGAGCCGAGCGGCTCCGGCAGCCCAGAACAAAGGGGCCACGCCGCAACAACGGAGGAAGCACCGAAATAGCAACAAAGCCCCAGACAAAGGGCAGGGGAGACGGGAGGCGAGAACGGGGCCGGGAGCAGCACCCGCTGCGGCGCCCGTGGGGTGCCTGGGGCAGGGCCGCAGGGCCTGGGGTGCGATTTGTGAGCCACAGGGGTGCCATCAGCCGGGGACATGCTGCAGCCGTGTGACAGCGCTGGGCGCTCGGCGGTGCCgcttccaccagcagcagggtgaTGGTGGCATGTGGCAGCCCgcaggctgctccctgcccatcAGCAGGCTCCTCACGGGCACGGAGAGCATCAACACGTCCCCGTcgctcccccccagcccctccaggaAGATGTCACAGCCGTCAGCTGCCGCGGCACACGGATGGTGCCGAGCTGGCTCGCGCTGCCGGCAGCTCGcagggatgctgagagctgcagctcctcggcaggaggggagggctgGACCCCAGTGCCCATGTCCACTGGGTTCAGCACCCTCGGGGATGTGGCACGAGGCCCCCCCGGGCTCCCTGTGAGGGTGGCTGGGGTTACAGGTGCCACCGGGGCTGGCTCGGAGCGTGGCAGAGCCCATTTGGCTTTCCAGGTGGTGAAACCCGGCTGAAAAGCCAGGGCCGGGGCAGCTGAATGCACGCGGGAACATGGCCAAGGGCGGCGATGGGCATCCCCGGCACGGCGTCGGGGGGAATTTGCTGAAATTGTTATTTTCCATCGAGCCAAAACGTTGCTCAGGCTTTTGAAAGCCCGTGGTAACCATGGAAAGATCCGCGGCACAGAGCAGCGTGAGCTCACCCTTCTTTACTCTAAAGGAAACGGGAGGGGGTGAAAAATGGGGCAAAGCCCTCCTCGCACACATCCTTCTCCAGAAACGCAGAAACAAGCGGCCGGCCAGGCTGCCCCCACTCCCACCACGGCCGTGCCTTCCCCTTCCAGCCCATGGGGTCAGGGAGAAAACCCGATGCTGGCCAGGctcaggaggagctgggggtcccCACCCGGCCAAGGGGACCCCACAGCTGTGAGCAGGGCGCGGAGCGGGGCTCAGAGCATCACCCGCCTGCCCCgagctgctctgtgcagcaACCTGCGGCTGCCCCAGCGAGCTTCCTCTTGAGTCATGGAACATCTTCAGCCCGGAGGCAGCTCGGAGGCAGgaaactcccaggggagccgaGGCCCcgctctggggctggggctggagcggggTCTCGGGGTGGGGGAAGCCCCACGGGAGCAGGGCGCCCTGGGGATGCGGGGCATGGGGTGGCCacggggcagagcaggaggtggCAGCGGGGCTCTCGCCGGCCCCACGGCACGGCCGTTTGTCAGGAACACCACCGGGTCAATGGCAAACCTTCGTCAGCACGCATGACCTGGATTCAGGGGAATTAATTAGGGCGCAATCAATCGGCGCTTCTCCCGTCCCTTGCCTGTCACCGCTGCCACCCATGTGCCCGGCAGGGACACGCGGTGTCCCCAGGACGCCTGCAAGagggctgagcagggctggtgccagcaccggggtgctccaggcacacggGGACACGGTGCAGCTCGGTGGGGCTCGGTGCTGCACGTTTCCTGCCCCGGCACGGCGGCGGTGCTCGCCCCGAGCGGTGACCACAGGCGATGTCGAGGCGCCTGGAGGGACgaggcagcagccccggcacgGGGCAGGTAGCTGTGGCAGGAAGCCGTGCCTCCTGAGAGCGGCCGCAGGGCTCCCCGCTGCAGCGAGGGTGGGATCCGGCCCCGCTCAGCACCCTGCTGTTGGGTTTAGTGGCCACCACTGGTTTACGCTGCTGAAAGCCGGGCCGGGGGCTCCCCAAAtggctctgagctgctgctgaggccGGTTTCGAGCAGCGGGTGCAGCTCCGGGTGCTCAGGAACACCCAGGAGCCCCCGGCTTCCCCGTGGgggccagctccagcaccccaGCGTCTGGCTCGGCCACACTGCCCACAGCTGGGTGGGGGCCCGAGGGGGAGCTGGGGTCCTCCTCGCCCCCCAGTGCTGGGCACATTCACCCCACCGAGGAGATGAGGGGCTGACGGGGGAAGCCTTGCTGGGATGGTGATGGGGACccgatgggatggggtgggaatGGGATGGGAACACGGATGGGATGGGGTAGGATGGGTTGGGATGAGTAGGGGATGGGGAGTGAGGATGGAGAGGCTGGAGaaggggtggggatgggatgggaatagGACGGGGATTGGCTGGGAACGAGGATgaggatggggtgggatggggacggggacacgggAGGGGACGGGGTGGGGACGCGGATGAAGTTGAGCCTCTCGGTTTCTCTCTGGTTCTGCAGGAGCCGGCGAGGCAGAGAGCAGGCTGTGACTTCAAACGAGCGAGACGTGACGCAGAAAAccacagagggaggaaaaacagcCTGTTCCTCCCCGTCCCCCCCTCGGCTCCCTTCCCCGGCCCGGGTACAGAGGCGTTGGTGCCCCGTGCTCAGCCGCCAgcgctggggaggaggaggaggaggaggcagccagcgGTCCCATGGCAGCCTGGCCGCCCGCCCTGCGCCTGCTGCTCGCGCTGGGGGCATGGGGTGAGTACGGAGGGACCGGGCACGGGGTCTGGGTGGTGCTGGGCGCCTGCTGGGTGCACGGCCCTGTCCCTACAGCGCCGGCACCTCGGGCAGCGGGTGGGGGAAACCCAGCCTGGCCAGAACCCGGAGATCACACGGAGCCCGTGGTGGCTCCCCGCTGCTGGGCAGGGTGTGGGGCTCAGCCCCGtgccttgtgctgggggtcaCCCCCTTGCCGGGGTCACCCCCTTGCCAGGGTCCCCTGCGCACGCTCTGAACATGGCGCTGCGGGGAACTTTTGGGGACAGGGAGAAGCAAAAGGGGCTGGCCGAGCACAAGGCCACAGTGCCGCCgcggtgctgctggggctctgggAGATGAAATGAGGGCGCTCACCAGCGGGTGCCAGTCCCCAAAACCCCGGTGTCCCTGGTGCTGGGCTCCCAACGCCCCCGGCAGCCGCCCCGTCCTTGTCCCGCAGCCCCTCGGCCACCCCGTGGGGTCCAGCCTGCCACCGTCCCTGCCTGCTTGGCCTGGGCTTCCTACCAGTAATGCTGGCAACCAGTGAGCGGCACTTAGCAGCCGTGCTGTGCTCCTCCGCCTGTTTTTCAGCAGTAGCCATCCACCAGCACGCTGCGGCTGGTTGTGGGAGGCTGCTTGTATGTAACGAAAGGTAGGGAGGAGTAGAAGTGAAGGCAAATTCAccaagaaaaccagaaaatgctcttttattgccaagaaaaaaaaacaacagtggcCTATGGGGTCTGTGCTCCCCAACCTCCCCGCTCATGGCAGGGCTGCCCAGCGCGCCCAGcctcaccttcctcctcctgaactCCTGCTGCCAGGTGGCGGGCTGGGGACGCTGCTCAtggtgggggtgtggggtgcaGGTACAGCTGATCCCATCCCCTTCTCTTGCAGCAATCTGCAGCCACAGAGGAGCGGCCCTGGACAATAAAGGTGAGCACTGGGGGGGGAGCAGCTCACCAGGACCACCTGGGGCTTGTTAGCACGCTGCCTTTCGGACTGGACCAGTGCCCGCTGCATCACGGCGGCTCTGGCCCCACAGCTCTGGCTTTGGGGCTGCGGAACCCGCTCGGTCCCACGAGGCCAGCAGCGGTGCTGTTGTGCCCGCTGTGAGTGTGTGGTACGGGGTCCCGGGGCTTTCATGGCTCCATTTCCCCTGCGCACCCCGAGCAAGCCCCGTTTCCTTCCTGCCccatgctgccagcagccccagctgccgCCGTGGTGCCGAGCCTCACTGCAGCACCGAGCCAGACCCAGCTGGAAAACCatctgggggctgcggggaggggaggaaagccCCTTATGGCTCTgctctccccacagcccccctcCTGCGGCTCACCGGTGGCAGCTGCCGCTGCGCCGGGAAGCTGGAGGTGTACACGGAGAAAGGCCGGAGCCCCGTTTGCGGGGACATGAAGAGCCAAGAAGCAGCCAgcatctgccagcagctgagctgtggcCCCCTCATTGCCACCAGCCACTTGGCGATGGACAGCAACAGGGAGGCACGGGTGCAGGCGATGCGCTGCACTTGGATGGGCACCTGGGAGAGGTGCCGCTGGATGCCAGCTAACTGCAGCAACCACGCCACCTTTATCTGCAGTGGTGAGCATCACGCaaccctcccccagcccccctgtgCCCCCGCTGCCTCTACTGTTGCCTCCCTTCTCGTTTCAGAGCCAGcacccaccaccaccaagcCTCCTACTATGCCACCGACCACCAGCCCGGAGCCCACCGGTGAGAGCCCCGCTGCCCGCGCGGCGTGGCAGGGCTTTGCGTGGCTGCTGGGGAATTTGGGGAGCCCAAATCCCGCCTGCGATGGCCACGATCTCCCTGTTCCTTCTCCAGGCCCCCCCAGGCTGCGGCTGGTGGACGGCAACTTCAGCTGCTCAGGCTTCGTGGAGCTCCACGTGCGGGGGCGCTGGGGGGCCGTGGCGAGCAACCCGGGCAACTGGATGGAGCTGGGTGCCCGCATCTGCAGCACGCTTGGCTGCGGCAGCCTCATCGGTGGCCCCAcggccccgcagcccagccAGCTCCTCGTGAAGTGGGAGGCGGTGGAGCCGtgcaggagcccccagcccatcGACTGCTTCAACAGGACCCGGGCCGAACGCGGGAGAGCACCCGCCTTCCTCACCTGCTCAggtgaggggcgcaccggggggtgcTGTGGCGGGGGGGCTGTGGATACCTCTCCCTTTTGGCACGCAGGAGGTGGGCATGGGGAGCTGGGAGCACCCCTGGGTGGCAGCGGTGCCCCTTCCACCCCTCACGCTGCCGTCCACCCACTGCCGCTCTGCCTCTTCCGTGCGTGAAGACAAAACAGGAAATCTCCCGTGCGCGCTGGGTTCCTGGAAACTGCACCCCCAGACCCTGCTCTGAGCCTACAAGCGGGAAAAGCTGGGGAGCCAGCACCCCGAAACCCAGCGCACACCAGGGAGGAAGGTGTCAGGGTCTGGCAAGCTCTCCTCCGTGCCCCCTTTGTGTTTTCTACAAGCGGTGTGGTGGGGGAAGCTCGCAGGCAGCTCGCGGCTCCCCGCCGAGCAGCCCCTTGCTCGTGCCAAGGCTGGGAGAGCCAAGCCCTGGGGCGAGCGGCTGGCTCGCTCCAAGCCCGTCCATCTGCTCGGGCTTTGAAGCCAGACCGCGGGGTCTGGGGGCTTAACGGGATGAAGCGCAGCAGCTGCCGGGGAGGTTTCACAGCCGTGCTCACCGCGGGGACAGTTCCAAGCCCCTCGACTCTCTGCCACCGCTTGTGCGAGCCCCCAACGCCCGCGGCAcgagggggaagggagaggcGGGCATGGCGAGCACCCCGGCCACCAGGTCTCTTCTCCCACAGGTTCCCAGCCGCAGGCGGTGCGGAGGCTGGCGGGCGGCCCCACGCCCTGCGAGGGGGACATCGAGGTGTTCCAGCAGGGCCGCTGGCAGGTGCTGTGCGACCACCGGGCGCTGCGCAACGAGCGGGGCCGGCagctgtgcagggagctgcgCTGCGGGAACCTCTCCTCCAGCACCGAGCTCCGggagccccctgccatgggggTCAGCTGCGACGTCCGCCACCTGCACCTCTGCCCGGACAGCCCCCGCTCGCTGCGCTCCTGCTCCCGCACCCGAGTCGTGTGTAAGTGgccagcagctccccgccgGGCTCCCCCAGACCCGGCAGGTGCTGTCCCCGCACGGTGACATCCGTCCTCTCACAGGCCAGGACTCGAAGCCGCATCCCGCCGGCGTACCAGCGGGCACGGTGGCAAGCATctgcctggccctgctcctCTTTGGCATCCTCCTGCTCATCTGCGGCCCTCCCGCCTACAGGTGGCTGATGAAGAAAAGTAGGTGGCGAGCTCCCCgttcccccccagcccctccaatTTGTGCCTGCCACGATGCCCGTGGGATCCCCAGGGTTTGGGGCCACGCGCGCGCTGCtcccccccgtccccagccAGGTGCCACCACGGGACGCTGGTGCCACAGCCCCTGTCCCCATTGTCCCTCTGCTGTCCCACGTGGCGCTGGCGGGGGGATTAGGTGCACAAAGGCGCGTTTCACGAGGCGGGCGGCGGGTCCCGGGGGGATTACCGGTGGGGGGATTATTCAGGGCGGCAGATGGGGCCGGCGGGGGGCCGGCAGCCGGAGGAAAAGAAGCTGGCAGCGGGGCGAGccggcagctccccggggagaCGCGCCGGGCCTCACCGCCTCCCCTCCCGTGCAGTCTCCAAGAAGAAGCAGCGGCAGTGGATCGGCCCCACGGGGCTCAACCAGAACGGTGAgcggcagcagccccaggggcggcgggcagggagcggggTTTTGGGTCGGGGCACGGCGGCGTGCGGGGGCTCTCGCTTCCTGCCACCGCGTTGACTCACCGGGGCGGCGTTGACTCAGCCGGGCGGCGAGCGGCTCCCGCTCTTACTCAGCCCTTCGGGAGGGGGCCCACCtggcttggggggggggtgctcAAACAACCCCGAGCACCGTGCCCCCTCCCTGAGCCGCCCCTGCCTTGCAGTCTCCTTCCACCGCAACAGCACCGTCACCCTGAGGCCGCGGGCAGATGGGCAGAGGGCGCAGGGGGGGGACAACGACTACGCGCAGCCCCCCCAGAAGAGCTCCCACCTGACGGCGTACGCAGGTGAGGGGTGGGACGGTTtggtgctgctggctgaggGGTGCCTGGGGCTGGCGGCCCCCTCCTGAGCCCCAGTAAGGAGCTGTGCCCTGCTCGGTTCCCTCCGCAGCCCTGGAAGGCGCAGCCCGATCCTCCAACCCTCCGGACAACTCCTCTGACAGCGACTACGACCTGCAGTCGGCCCGCAGGCTGTGACCCCCACAGAGGTAGGGGCGGCCCAGCTGCGGCTACTCACGTGTTGGCAAACCACCTCGcttcctgccctccctcctcGCCCTGCAGACTTGAGGTGGGATTCAGCACATGGAGAAAGGTAAAGCACGAGCTGAGCAGAGCCGGCGGAGAAAAAGACAAATCGATGCCTGTGCTGGAAgcccccccctgtccccccacGGCCTGGCAGAGCTCGTCCTGCTCACAGGGATGCGGCCACTCGTGGGGAGACCTTGCCTCTCGCCGTgtccctgccagagcaggagcTGAACCTGCCTGCGCCCCCCACCGCCCGCTGAGCTCCCCCCAGGCCGAGCAGTGCTCAGCTCTGAGCCCCCGCCCGCTTTGGGGTGCCGCAGCACCCCGCTAACCGAGCACCCTTCCGAGAAAGCTTCCTCAACCCTGCCCCGGGGCCTCCcgcctgggaaagtgcaaggcgGGGGCTTTTCAAGCTTTTTGTATGAGTCTGAGAGGCAGCTGGgttgcagcaggctttgcacGCGCACCGAGAACGGAGCAGCCGCGCTCACGACAGCTCGGAGGGGGATTGCCGGCCTCTCCACCCCGAAACCGGGATAACCACGCTCCTCCGCCCCGCAGGAGGCTGTGCACGCACAGGGCTCCGTGCTTCGCCAGCAGGACCTCTGCTCCTCGGGCAAGGCTGCAGAGATGTGAGCTCGGCCGTGCTTGTGCGGTGCAGAGTGAGATTTGCGCCCACGTACGCAGCAAAGCGCAGACGCGAGGAGCGCAGGGAGGGTAAAAATGTTGGGAACCAAATCTGAGATATTTAACGAGCAGTGGTGGTtgtaataaaattgtttttctagTATTTATGTCTTGTTCTCTTCCTTCTACTACCACCAGTGCTGCTCCTTAGACCGGCAACCTCGCAGCCAGTGAGGGAAATCGCATTGCAcagggggagagagaaatggtGCTGAGGGGCCAGCTGGGCTGACGCACGGCACCACAGCAACGGGCCCCTTAGGGAAGATGAAAGCAAGAGAGCAGGAAAGGCAAATCAGAAGAGGGTCCTGCAAGAGGGTGAAAGCTTTTATTGACAAAACCAAGAGGAAGTTGATGTAAGGAGGCCCGGATGGCACTAAAAGATCAATACAAGTGCCAGCTGGACGCCCTGCCGTTTCCGAAAGCAACCACTGCGGTGACCTCACGTGCAAGTCGTTGAGATTTATTACTGTAATTAACCACGAGATGGAACTGTGTCCATCAAAcccccaaagcattcctctttTTCTAGTCCATTAGTAACCATACCTTATAAATAACTTACAGGGATACAAGCAGGATTCGGAGGATAAAGTGCTGAGCAAAGCAAATCCCATTTGCATTACGAGCTGGGGGCACCCCCCGTTACCTAGTGTTTCCTGAGGAGAGAGGGGAACACGAGGACggctggagctggcagcacCCCACAAAACCGCCCCGGTTTTTGCTCCCCGGTGAGCTGTGAGCACCTGGATTGTGCCGAGGGAAACCCAACCTCACAGGCAGCGGGACCACCTCAGGCAGAACGGGTTTGGAAGTCACCCCACAGCAGCGTAAAAACACAGCCGCACCTCGAGGCCTGGCTCGCTGCTTCCCCCTGCTACAGCGCATTACAAGTCCAGCTGCCAGcctggctggctctgcctcgCAATTCCAGGAGGGCCGTGAGTGTTTTGGGTCAGAAATACTGCCAGTGCTTCCCACCGTGCCTCCTGAGCACCTGTGCAAAGGCTCAGAATTGCTGCACGCCACGTGTCAGCCAAAGAGCAGATGGCAGGCACGCAGCGAGGGTCTCTCAGTCGCCCCCACACGCACAGAGGGGTGGGTGCCGTCCGTGCGCGTCGCTCCCACGTTCCCCGCAGCAGTACCTCGATGACTCCCCGCATTTTATGATGGAGCTGGGGAGAGCGGCCACTCCAGCCCACCAGCAATCGTCCCAAACCGAGCCTAGAGCTGCAGCTGCGACCGCCTGCCACGTCTCTCACCCTTCGCAACGCTCTCGGTGTGCTCCTCTTCCTCGGTTTgctgggaggaaggagcagcagagcacgCCGCCCGCGAGTGCCAGGTTAGTAGCCGGGCCAAGCGGGGCGCTGAGGGTTTGGAGGCGGGGGGTACCCAAAGGGAGGCCCCGGGGGatagggaggctgtggggggaTTGGGAAACTGGGAAGGGGAGGCTGGGTCGGGTAGGGGCACTGCGGCCTCCCTGCCCCGGGGGATGCATAGGGAGGGTAGCCGGGTCTGGGCGGCGGAGTGGAGGGCAGAGGGCCCGGAAAGGAGGGGGCGTGCGGCGGGCCCCTGGACGGAGACCAGGAGTAGGCTGGGGCAGAGGAGGGGGCTCCCGAGGGAGGCCGGGGGTAGCCCGGCACGGAGCTGGCACCCTGAGCGGGAGGGTAGCTGGCATCCGGAGGCGGGCAGGGAAACACGGGGTTGGTGCCGGGCTGCGAGGCACCCACGTGTCCCACGGTGACCGGAGCGCCAGCGAAAGGAGCAGGTGGGAGAGCTCCGTGGGCTGTGGGGCCGACCGGCATGCTTGGGGCCGTGCTGTagggcagagggaaggaaggtgCCCCCGAGGGGACAGGCTGCGGCTTCGGCGTGTCTGCAGGGGGCTgaggaggcagctgctgctgctgctgcttcgagTCCCCGCCGGGCTCCTGCGGTGCTGCCGACTTCCGCAGGATCTCTTGCAGCTTCTCCACCCTGACCCGGCGCAAGTGGGCCAGCTTCCTCATCACGGAGAACTGCTCGAGGAAGGACTCCAGGGCCACCTCGCCCTCCAGGAACTTCTCAGCCATTTTCTGCAAGAGAAGACAGCGCTGCATCCCTCAGCACTTCCTCCCCGAAGCCCCTACAGGACAGGATTTCCGCCTCTCCCTCAGGTGTGTGCAGAGGATCACCGCACCACACACAAGCCAAGAAAGGGAAATCCAATTTTTTTTGGAGCAACAATGTCAAACTACGAAGAGATAATCCTTGATT is part of the Anas platyrhynchos isolate ZD024472 breed Pekin duck chromosome 5, IASCAAS_PekinDuck_T2T, whole genome shotgun sequence genome and harbors:
- the CD5 gene encoding T-cell surface glycoprotein CD5 isoform X2; amino-acid sequence: MAAWPPALRLLLALGAWAICSHRGAALDNKAPLLRLTGGSCRCAGKLEVYTEKGRSPVCGDMKSQEAASICQQLSCGPLIATSHLAMDSNREARVQAMRCTWMGTWERCRWMPANCSNHATFICSAPTTTKPPTMPPTTSPEPTGPPRLRLVDGNFSCSGFVELHVRGRWGAVASNPGNWMELGARICSTLGCGSLIGGPTAPQPSQLLVKWEAVEPCRSPQPIDCFNRTRAERGRAPAFLTCSGSQPQAVRRLAGGPTPCEGDIEVFQQGRWQVLCDHRALRNERGRQLCRELRCGNLSSSTELREPPAMGVSCDVRHLHLCPDSPRSLRSCSRTRVVCQDSKPHPAGVPAGTVASICLALLLFGILLLICGPPAYRWLMKKISKKKQRQWIGPTGLNQNVSFHRNSTVTLRPRADGQRAQGGDNDYAQPPQKSSHLTAYAALEGAARSSNPPDNSSDSDYDLQSARRL
- the CD5 gene encoding T-cell surface glycoprotein CD5 isoform X1, translated to MAAWPPALRLLLALGAWAICSHRGAALDNKAPLLRLTGGSCRCAGKLEVYTEKGRSPVCGDMKSQEAASICQQLSCGPLIATSHLAMDSNREARVQAMRCTWMGTWERCRWMPANCSNHATFICSEPAPTTTKPPTMPPTTSPEPTGPPRLRLVDGNFSCSGFVELHVRGRWGAVASNPGNWMELGARICSTLGCGSLIGGPTAPQPSQLLVKWEAVEPCRSPQPIDCFNRTRAERGRAPAFLTCSGSQPQAVRRLAGGPTPCEGDIEVFQQGRWQVLCDHRALRNERGRQLCRELRCGNLSSSTELREPPAMGVSCDVRHLHLCPDSPRSLRSCSRTRVVCQDSKPHPAGVPAGTVASICLALLLFGILLLICGPPAYRWLMKKISKKKQRQWIGPTGLNQNVSFHRNSTVTLRPRADGQRAQGGDNDYAQPPQKSSHLTAYAALEGAARSSNPPDNSSDSDYDLQSARRL
- the VPS37C gene encoding vacuolar protein sorting-associated protein 37C codes for the protein MDTLKNRSVEELRELQENAEEIERLALESREVQELQLEREMALAANRSLAEQNLKFQEPLETGRSDLSRKYEELRELAERCKEQKAKLEKFSAAMHPQMLLDLLQVESQKIEEESEKMAEKFLEGEVALESFLEQFSVMRKLAHLRRVRVEKLQEILRKSAAPQEPGGDSKQQQQQLPPQPPADTPKPQPVPSGAPSFPLPYSTAPSMPVGPTAHGALPPAPFAGAPVTVGHVGASQPGTNPVFPCPPPDASYPPAQGASSVPGYPRPPSGAPSSAPAYSWSPSRGPPHAPSFPGPLPSTPPPRPGYPPYASPGAGRPQCPYPTQPPLPSFPIPPQPPYPPGPPFGYPPPPNPQRPAWPGY